From Bacillus sp. Bos-x628, the proteins below share one genomic window:
- a CDS encoding MMPL family transporter produces MRAIIKGRWLITVLWGALAAVLLITAPHMAQLTKEKGQISVPDGYPSSYANQLIKKMSENGDTEKSLVIVFQEKNLVTEREPSLKKALQMLEKDADLHVEDITSYFEANKDIKKQLLSKDQSTLLVPVTYDSNKIKASDFKEKVNKKLKSLNLKYEMTGQPLIDDDVITSSQEGLKKTEFITIGFILVVLVLVFRSAVAPLVPLVTVALSYLVSQSIVAYLVKYADFPLSTFTQIFMVAIMFGIGTDYCILLLSRFKEEIAHGKDKIEAILITYQTAGKTVLFSGIAVLIGFTCIGLAQFQLYKSAVAVAVGVAVLIVALLTVVPFFMAVLGKVLFWPIKGDIAHPQSKMWETAGRFSFKKPLFSLLIVGMMTLPPILMYKGTLSYNSLDEIGNKYESVNAFNTISDKFGPGEALPATVVVKSSNLLDNNEGLIAVEKLSRAIEQTDGVSKVRSATRPVGKGLSDLYVKSQAKQLNNGLESSNEGLKKIKDGLAKASKSIEDQTPQIKSSGKGINQLISGTKSVQTGIQHVEKTLRKLKDGIDQNKQGVATIKEEIKDAKKELTAQVAQVNQQVTLYRSISKELKAVLSQVDTASSVANDVKALISQANKQFSTLEEQIPQVKENQSYQTIKSSYKELSTILQEGSKQADSYAKQAKEAKKQLETADAFIAKASEQQKVFTNKINQLIAGLDKIENGLDQTAKGQEQLANSLPQLENGAGKIVEGQKQMKEKIAGFGEDLIKLTDGLNASVEGLEKVSSGLMGAGDYLDELNNAPDQDMAGWFIPKKILKNKAFKQVFDSYMSDDRKMTKIDVILEKNPYGNDAMTTIKQVEASVERVLPETNLKDASFGVAGVSSMNADLKQLSNQDFNKTVLYMMIGIFLILVMLFRSLVMPLYLVASLILTYFTAIGVTEFIFTHFFGYPGINWAVPFFGFVILMALGVDYSIFLMERFNEYKTKDTQLAMTESMKNMGSVIISAAVILAGTFAAMLPSGVLSLLQIATLVLTGLLLYALIVLPLFVPVMVRMFGSANWFPFKRKE; encoded by the coding sequence ATGAGAGCAATCATAAAGGGTAGATGGCTTATCACGGTCCTTTGGGGCGCATTAGCGGCAGTATTATTGATCACCGCTCCTCATATGGCGCAATTAACAAAAGAAAAAGGGCAAATTTCCGTACCTGATGGTTATCCGTCCTCATATGCGAATCAATTAATAAAGAAAATGTCTGAAAACGGAGATACCGAAAAGTCACTCGTGATTGTTTTTCAAGAGAAGAATCTTGTCACAGAAAGAGAGCCTTCTTTAAAAAAGGCATTGCAGATGTTAGAAAAAGATGCAGACCTCCACGTAGAAGACATCACTTCTTATTTTGAAGCAAACAAAGATATCAAAAAGCAGCTACTCTCAAAAGACCAATCGACCTTGCTTGTTCCTGTTACATATGATTCAAACAAGATAAAGGCATCTGATTTTAAAGAGAAAGTGAACAAAAAGCTAAAGAGCCTGAATCTGAAGTATGAAATGACAGGACAGCCGTTAATTGATGATGATGTCATCACAAGCTCTCAAGAAGGTTTGAAAAAGACTGAATTCATTACAATTGGATTTATTTTAGTCGTACTTGTGCTCGTCTTCAGATCAGCAGTAGCGCCTCTTGTTCCTTTAGTGACAGTGGCACTTTCTTATCTGGTCAGTCAATCGATTGTCGCTTACTTAGTCAAATATGCAGACTTTCCGCTCTCTACTTTTACCCAAATCTTTATGGTTGCCATCATGTTTGGGATTGGAACTGACTACTGCATCTTACTCTTAAGCCGATTTAAAGAAGAGATAGCGCATGGGAAAGACAAAATTGAGGCCATCCTTATCACGTATCAAACAGCAGGGAAGACGGTCTTGTTTAGCGGAATTGCTGTTCTTATCGGTTTTACATGTATTGGTCTAGCACAATTTCAGCTTTATAAATCAGCTGTCGCGGTCGCAGTTGGTGTCGCTGTGCTAATTGTGGCACTGCTCACCGTCGTTCCATTCTTTATGGCCGTTTTAGGAAAAGTTTTATTTTGGCCGATTAAAGGTGATATTGCCCATCCACAATCAAAAATGTGGGAAACAGCAGGTCGTTTCTCCTTCAAGAAACCACTTTTCAGCTTATTAATTGTCGGGATGATGACACTTCCTCCTATTCTCATGTATAAAGGAACACTTTCCTATAACAGCTTGGATGAAATCGGTAATAAGTATGAATCTGTCAATGCATTCAATACGATTTCTGACAAATTTGGACCAGGTGAAGCGCTCCCAGCAACTGTTGTTGTGAAATCATCTAATCTCCTTGACAATAACGAAGGGCTGATCGCAGTTGAAAAATTAAGCCGTGCCATTGAACAAACAGATGGCGTGAGTAAAGTCAGAAGTGCGACACGTCCAGTCGGTAAAGGGCTGAGTGATCTGTACGTGAAGTCACAAGCCAAACAATTGAATAACGGACTTGAGTCCAGCAATGAAGGATTGAAAAAAATCAAAGACGGCCTTGCGAAGGCGAGTAAATCCATTGAAGACCAAACACCACAAATCAAATCATCAGGAAAAGGCATTAATCAATTAATTTCTGGTACAAAATCCGTGCAAACTGGCATTCAACATGTCGAAAAAACGTTAAGAAAACTAAAAGACGGAATCGACCAAAACAAACAAGGTGTAGCAACGATTAAAGAGGAAATAAAGGACGCTAAAAAAGAATTAACCGCTCAAGTTGCTCAAGTGAATCAGCAAGTCACTCTTTATAGGAGCATTTCCAAGGAATTAAAGGCGGTATTATCGCAGGTAGACACCGCATCATCTGTAGCAAATGATGTGAAAGCACTGATCAGTCAAGCAAATAAACAATTCAGTACACTCGAAGAGCAAATTCCACAGGTAAAAGAGAATCAATCGTATCAAACCATCAAATCTTCATACAAGGAACTATCTACTATCTTACAAGAAGGGTCCAAACAGGCAGACAGTTACGCAAAACAAGCAAAAGAAGCGAAAAAACAGCTTGAAACTGCTGATGCCTTTATCGCAAAAGCATCAGAGCAGCAAAAAGTCTTTACGAATAAAATTAATCAGCTCATTGCAGGTTTAGACAAAATTGAAAATGGGCTTGATCAAACCGCTAAAGGACAAGAGCAGTTGGCAAACAGTTTACCACAGCTTGAAAATGGTGCAGGTAAAATCGTAGAAGGTCAAAAACAAATGAAAGAAAAGATTGCAGGTTTTGGTGAAGATCTCATCAAATTGACTGATGGTCTCAATGCAAGTGTAGAAGGACTTGAGAAGGTTTCAAGCGGTTTAATGGGTGCTGGCGACTACTTAGATGAATTGAACAATGCACCAGATCAAGACATGGCCGGCTGGTTTATTCCGAAAAAAATACTGAAAAATAAAGCATTCAAGCAAGTATTTGATTCATACATGTCTGATGATCGAAAGATGACAAAGATTGATGTCATTTTAGAAAAAAATCCATATGGCAATGACGCCATGACGACGATTAAACAAGTAGAAGCTTCAGTCGAGCGTGTGCTCCCTGAAACAAATTTAAAAGATGCATCTTTTGGTGTTGCGGGTGTTTCAAGTATGAATGCTGATTTAAAACAGTTGTCAAATCAAGACTTTAATAAAACGGTACTTTATATGATGATCGGCATATTTCTCATATTGGTGATGCTGTTCCGTTCTCTTGTGATGCCGCTTTATTTGGTCGCATCTCTTATTTTGACTTACTTTACAGCGATAGGTGTGACCGAGTTTATTTTCACTCACTTCTTTGGATATCCAGGCATCAACTGGGCTGTCCCATTCTTCGGCTTTGTCATTCTGATGGCTCTTGGTGTTGACTATTCGATCTTCTTAATGGAGCGGTTTAACGAATACAAAACAAAAGATACACAACTGGCGATGACCGAATCCATGAAGAATATGGGTTCTGTGATCATATCAGCTGCTGTCATTTTAGCAGGTACATTTGCGGCTATGTTGCCGTCAGGTGTGTTATCTCTTTTACAAATTGCAACACTTGTGTTAACGGGACTTTTACTGTATGCACTCATTGTGCTACCATTGTTCGTACCTGTTATGGTGCGAATGTTCGGATCAGCAAACTGGTTCCCATTTAAACGAAAAGAGTAA
- a CDS encoding MarR family transcriptional regulator: protein MEQQKIAQLIQRYADVYLMMERKVSSLITEKLDKELTLDQYFSLRYINLHPGCTSTELAAECNVNKSAVTSMTNRLFNKNYIIRQHDQVDRRNVHLYVTTEGKDVVGRMEKQLQDLVRSYFEKFEEKEIELFIQTYEKLYQIIIEEEAQGTNESNHKG from the coding sequence ATGGAACAACAAAAAATTGCACAGCTTATTCAAAGATATGCAGATGTATATCTCATGATGGAGAGAAAAGTATCAAGCTTGATCACCGAAAAGCTTGATAAAGAACTTACACTCGATCAATATTTCTCGCTTCGTTACATCAACTTACATCCTGGGTGCACATCAACAGAATTGGCCGCTGAATGTAATGTCAATAAAAGTGCTGTGACATCCATGACAAATCGTCTTTTTAATAAAAACTATATCATTCGTCAGCACGATCAAGTCGATAGAAGAAATGTTCACTTATATGTGACCACAGAGGGGAAAGATGTCGTGGGAAGAATGGAGAAGCAGCTTCAAGATCTTGTTCGTTCTTATTTTGAAAAGTTTGAAGAAAAGGAAATAGAATTGTTTATCCAAACATATGAAAAGCTTTATCAGATTATCATCGAAGAGGAGGCACAAGGCACTAATGAGAGCAATCATAAAGGGTAG
- a CDS encoding pitrilysin family protein yields MTVKTIQFDQLQETMYHEKMDNGLDVYVLPKHGFNKTYASFTTKYGSVDNEFVPLGQEKMIRVPDGIAHFLEHKLFEKEDGDVFHTFSKQGASANAFTTFTRTTYLFSSTTNVKQNLETLIDFVQDPYFTEKTVEKEKGIIGQEINMYDDNPDWRLFFGLIENLYQEHPVRIDIAGTVESIAPITKDHLYECYETFYHPSNMLLFVVGPVDPKQILDQVRANQAKKPFTDQPDIKRKEINEPENVYRQEYELKMNVQGSKCMFGLKTKNPHKKGKQLLKHELGMNIILETLFGKSSLQYERMYEKGLIDETFSYDYTEEGGFGFTSVGGDTNDPDQLAAELKQTLLQAKSLITEDKIELARKKKIGSFLKAMNSPEYIANQFTRYAFLEMSLFDVVPVLEQLNLQDIQQILDEEIDEKRMSVFKVVPKTR; encoded by the coding sequence ATGACGGTGAAAACAATTCAATTCGATCAGCTACAAGAAACGATGTATCACGAAAAAATGGACAATGGATTAGACGTTTACGTGCTGCCAAAGCATGGGTTTAACAAAACATATGCAAGCTTTACAACCAAATATGGCTCAGTCGATAACGAATTTGTGCCACTTGGTCAGGAGAAGATGATACGTGTTCCAGATGGCATTGCCCATTTTTTAGAGCATAAGCTGTTTGAAAAAGAAGATGGCGATGTATTCCATACTTTTAGTAAACAAGGTGCATCTGCAAATGCTTTTACAACGTTTACGAGAACGACCTACTTATTCTCAAGTACCACAAATGTCAAGCAAAACCTTGAGACGCTCATTGACTTTGTTCAAGACCCCTATTTTACCGAAAAAACGGTTGAAAAAGAAAAAGGAATCATCGGTCAGGAAATCAACATGTATGACGATAACCCAGACTGGCGCTTATTTTTTGGGCTCATTGAAAATTTATATCAAGAGCATCCAGTCAGAATCGACATTGCTGGAACAGTAGAAAGCATTGCACCCATCACAAAGGATCATTTGTATGAATGTTATGAAACGTTCTATCATCCGAGCAATATGCTACTTTTCGTTGTCGGTCCTGTTGATCCTAAGCAAATATTAGATCAAGTAAGAGCGAATCAAGCGAAAAAACCTTTTACAGACCAGCCTGATATTAAGCGGAAAGAAATCAATGAACCTGAGAATGTATATCGTCAAGAATATGAGCTCAAAATGAACGTTCAAGGTTCTAAGTGTATGTTTGGTTTAAAAACAAAGAATCCACATAAAAAAGGCAAACAGCTTTTAAAGCATGAGCTTGGAATGAATATCATCTTAGAGACGTTATTTGGCAAAAGTTCGCTGCAATATGAGCGGATGTATGAAAAAGGCTTGATTGATGAGACATTCAGTTACGACTATACGGAAGAAGGCGGATTTGGTTTTACTTCAGTTGGCGGAGATACAAACGATCCCGATCAGCTCGCAGCTGAATTGAAACAAACTCTTCTTCAAGCAAAGAGCCTCATCACAGAAGATAAGATTGAGCTCGCCCGCAAGAAAAAAATTGGCAGCTTTTTAAAAGCCATGAACTCTCCAGAATACATTGCAAATCAATTCACAAGATATGCGTTTCTAGAGATGAGTTTATTCGATGTCGTTCCAGTATTAGAGCAATTGAATTTACAAGATATTCAGCAGATATTAGATGAAGAAATTGATGAAAAACGAATGTCAGTATTCAAAGTCGTCCCCAAAACACGTTAA